The following proteins are co-located in the Candidatus Accumulibacter cognatus genome:
- a CDS encoding insulinase family protein produces MPMRHARLIRCLLVLAAPVSVLANPYEQQLANGLRIIVKEDRRAPTVAHMVWYRAGSMDETNGSTGVAHVLEHMMFKGTPSAGPGEFNRRVAAAGGRDNAFTSRDYTAYFQQVPKGKLSEMMQLEADRMRHLNLDPKEFAQEIRVVMEERRLRTDDQPQALLFEQLSAVAFQAHPYRVPIIGWMNDLENMTVNDARLWYERWYAPNNAYVVVVGDVDHEHVFQLAEQHYGALPERPLPVRKPQDEPVQAGIRRLTVKAPADLPVLIMAYKVPVIRDVDQDVDPYALEMLSAVLSGHEAARFSRHLVREQRLAVDVEASYDSTARGPGIFYLSGSPSDGKTRADLEAGLRAEIVQVQQQGVAADELTRAKAQLIAGQIYKLDSMFAQAMEIGQLESVGIPYHLNRLILEKRQAVTAGQIQAVARKYFRDEQLTVAELDPQPLPQAPRARSPFTPRH; encoded by the coding sequence ATGCCCATGCGTCACGCGCGATTGATTCGATGCTTGCTGGTGCTGGCCGCACCCGTCTCGGTGCTGGCCAATCCTTATGAGCAGCAGTTGGCGAACGGCTTGCGGATTATCGTCAAGGAGGATCGGCGAGCTCCCACGGTTGCACATATGGTCTGGTACCGGGCCGGCAGCATGGACGAGACGAATGGCAGCACCGGTGTCGCGCATGTCCTTGAACACATGATGTTCAAGGGTACTCCGAGCGCCGGACCCGGCGAATTCAACCGGCGCGTCGCGGCCGCTGGCGGACGTGACAACGCGTTTACCAGTCGTGACTACACTGCTTATTTCCAGCAGGTACCGAAAGGGAAACTGTCCGAGATGATGCAGCTCGAAGCCGATCGCATGCGTCATCTGAACCTGGACCCCAAGGAGTTTGCGCAGGAAATCCGGGTGGTCATGGAAGAGCGGCGGCTGCGCACCGATGATCAACCACAGGCGCTGCTTTTCGAGCAGCTATCCGCGGTTGCTTTTCAGGCGCACCCGTATCGTGTTCCGATCATCGGCTGGATGAACGATCTTGAGAACATGACCGTCAATGACGCACGGCTTTGGTACGAGCGCTGGTACGCGCCGAACAATGCTTATGTGGTGGTCGTCGGTGACGTCGATCACGAGCATGTTTTCCAGCTTGCCGAACAGCATTACGGGGCTTTGCCGGAACGCCCGCTGCCGGTCAGGAAACCACAGGACGAGCCAGTGCAGGCCGGCATTCGCCGCTTGACCGTGAAAGCGCCGGCAGATTTGCCGGTACTGATCATGGCTTACAAGGTGCCGGTCATCCGCGATGTCGACCAGGACGTCGATCCCTATGCACTCGAGATGCTATCGGCCGTTCTGTCTGGGCACGAAGCGGCCCGCTTCTCCAGACACCTCGTTCGTGAGCAGCGTCTGGCGGTGGACGTGGAGGCTAGCTACGATTCGACGGCGCGCGGGCCGGGCATCTTCTACCTGTCCGGCTCGCCCAGCGACGGCAAAACTCGCGCCGACCTCGAGGCTGGTCTGCGCGCCGAAATTGTCCAGGTGCAACAACAGGGGGTGGCTGCCGATGAACTGACACGCGCCAAGGCGCAGCTGATTGCCGGACAGATCTATAAACTGGATTCGATGTTTGCGCAGGCGATGGAGATCGGGCAACTTGAATCGGTTGGTATTCCCTATCACTTGAACCGGCTCATTCTAGAAAAACGGCAGGCGGTCACTGCCGGGCAAATCCAGGCGGTTGCGAGGAAGTACTTTCGCGACGAGCAACTGACCGTCGCCGAACTAGACCCGCAGCCGTTGCCGCAAGCGCCGCGCGCGCGCTCGCCGTTCACACCCCGTCATTGA
- the ftsY gene encoding signal recognition particle-docking protein FtsY gives MFGFLKKSTGQPSAPTSPVVIEGAAPVVPWRQRLKAGLARTRAQFSGRLKSLFSRGKVDDELLEDLESLLLSSDVGLDATQHLLYQLKMRAKRDRLDTPEEIQRALSEIFHELLRPLEEPLDLTAHRPFIIMIAGVNGAGKTTSIGKLAKHFQAQGRSVLLAAGDTFRAAAREQLQTWGERNHVTVISQQSGDPAAVIFDAIAAARARGIDIVLADTAGRLPTQLHLMEEIAKVRRVIRKADPSGPHETLLVLDATFGQNTLQQVMAFDKAIQVTGLILTKLDGSAKGGVVAAIARQCPKPVRFIGVGEGIDDLRPFTARDFVDALFE, from the coding sequence ATGTTTGGTTTCCTCAAGAAGTCCACTGGCCAGCCGTCCGCGCCAACCAGTCCAGTCGTCATCGAAGGCGCAGCGCCCGTGGTTCCGTGGCGGCAGCGACTCAAGGCCGGTCTCGCGCGCACGCGCGCGCAATTCAGCGGCAGGTTGAAATCACTGTTCTCGCGCGGCAAGGTCGACGATGAATTGCTCGAAGATCTGGAAAGCCTGCTATTGAGCAGCGACGTCGGCCTCGATGCAACCCAGCATCTGCTCTATCAGCTGAAAATGCGCGCCAAACGCGACCGGCTCGACACCCCGGAGGAGATTCAGCGCGCGCTGTCCGAGATTTTCCACGAACTCCTGCGGCCGCTCGAAGAACCGCTCGACCTGACCGCGCACCGCCCGTTCATCATCATGATTGCCGGCGTCAACGGCGCCGGCAAGACGACCTCGATCGGCAAGCTGGCCAAGCATTTTCAGGCACAGGGCCGATCGGTCCTGCTGGCAGCCGGCGACACCTTCCGCGCCGCCGCGCGCGAGCAGTTGCAGACCTGGGGCGAACGCAACCATGTGACGGTAATCTCTCAGCAGTCCGGCGACCCGGCGGCGGTGATCTTTGACGCCATCGCCGCCGCCAGGGCGCGCGGCATCGACATCGTCCTGGCGGATACGGCTGGCCGCCTGCCGACACAATTGCACCTGATGGAGGAAATCGCCAAGGTCCGGCGCGTCATCCGGAAGGCCGACCCGTCCGGACCGCACGAGACGCTGCTAGTCCTCGACGCAACCTTCGGCCAGAACACGCTGCAGCAGGTCATGGCCTTCGACAAGGCGATCCAGGTCACCGGTCTGATCCTGACCAAGCTCGACGGTTCGGCGAAAGGCGGCGTCGTCGCCGCCATCGCCCGCCAGTGCCCGAAACCAGTTCGCTTTATCGGTGTCGGCGAAGGCATTGACGATCTCCGGCCCTTCACTGCCCGCGATTTCGTAGACGCGCTATTCGAGTGA
- the ftsE gene encoding cell division ATP-binding protein FtsE — MITASNVTKRYPEGREALRNVSFGITAGEMVFLTGHSGAGKSTLFKLLAAIERPTSGSIVINGQNLATLRKNAVPYLRRKLGLIFQDRKLLFDRNVLDNVLLPLAIVGHPAKEALRRAQAALAKVGLPNREKTFPIALSGGEQQRLAIARAVVNRPAIILADEPTANLDAASASEILEIFRSFQQVGVTVLIATHDPLLLPHLQPRVLRLAQGAMSEEREPASCGVTP, encoded by the coding sequence GTGATTACCGCCAGCAACGTCACCAAACGCTATCCGGAAGGCCGAGAAGCCCTGCGCAACGTGAGTTTCGGGATCACCGCAGGAGAAATGGTCTTCCTAACCGGACACTCCGGCGCCGGGAAATCGACGCTGTTCAAATTGCTGGCGGCGATCGAGCGCCCGACCTCGGGCAGTATCGTGATCAACGGCCAGAATCTCGCTACGCTGCGCAAGAACGCCGTTCCTTACCTGCGCCGCAAACTCGGACTGATCTTTCAGGATCGTAAACTCCTGTTCGATCGCAACGTCCTCGACAATGTGCTGCTGCCCCTGGCGATCGTCGGCCACCCGGCCAAGGAAGCGTTGCGCCGGGCCCAGGCGGCGCTGGCCAAGGTGGGTCTGCCGAATCGCGAGAAGACTTTCCCGATTGCGCTCTCTGGCGGCGAGCAACAACGTCTGGCGATTGCCCGCGCCGTCGTCAATCGGCCAGCAATCATTCTCGCTGACGAGCCGACCGCCAACCTCGACGCGGCGTCGGCAAGCGAGATTCTCGAAATCTTCCGTTCCTTCCAGCAGGTTGGCGTGACCGTGCTCATTGCCACTCATGACCCCTTGCTGCTGCCCCACCTGCAACCGCGCGTTCTCCGCCTCGCCCAAGGCGCGATGAGCGAAGAGCGCGAACCAGCCAGCTGCGGTGTCACGCCGTGA
- a CDS encoding ABC transporter permease, with the protein MRSWLAQHLAALRDALRRLSAAPLNSLLSLLVIGVALTLPTAGWLTLDNLRKLTGDTPNVQQISIFLALDAGKREISDIESRLQENRSGGWRFVPREEALKRLQAAEGMTEIIASLPRNPLPDAFVVTPGDTRPEALEDLARTFASWPKVAHVQLDSAWVKRFDALLRLGERVVMMLGALFAGALVTITFNTIRLQILAQAAEIEVAKLIGATDTYIQRPLHYFGMLQGALGGLCAALLVSAGLRLLSPPVAELTRLYGASFALQGLSAGDVVALAAIGAALGWLGAKISALIHLHRIA; encoded by the coding sequence GTGAGATCCTGGCTCGCCCAGCACCTGGCGGCGCTGCGCGATGCCTTGCGACGGCTGAGCGCGGCACCGCTCAATTCGCTGCTGTCGCTGCTGGTGATCGGCGTCGCGCTGACCCTGCCGACCGCTGGCTGGCTGACCCTCGACAACCTCCGCAAGCTCACCGGCGACACCCCCAACGTACAACAGATCAGCATTTTCCTGGCCCTCGACGCCGGCAAACGCGAGATCAGCGACATCGAGTCGCGCCTGCAGGAAAACCGATCCGGAGGCTGGCGTTTCGTGCCGCGCGAGGAGGCTTTGAAGCGCCTGCAGGCGGCTGAAGGGATGACCGAGATCATCGCCAGTCTGCCACGGAATCCGCTGCCTGACGCTTTTGTCGTCACCCCGGGAGACACCCGACCGGAGGCCCTCGAAGACTTGGCCAGAACCTTTGCCTCCTGGCCAAAAGTTGCGCATGTCCAGCTCGACTCGGCCTGGGTCAAGCGTTTCGATGCGCTGCTCCGCCTCGGCGAGCGGGTCGTCATGATGCTTGGCGCGCTGTTTGCTGGCGCCTTGGTGACCATCACTTTCAACACCATTCGCCTGCAAATCCTCGCTCAGGCTGCGGAGATCGAGGTGGCCAAACTGATCGGGGCCACCGATACCTACATCCAGCGCCCGCTCCACTATTTCGGCATGCTGCAGGGCGCTCTCGGCGGACTCTGCGCCGCCCTGCTGGTGAGCGCCGGTCTACGCCTGCTGTCGCCACCGGTGGCCGAACTGACGCGGCTCTATGGCGCCAGCTTCGCCCTGCAAGGCCTGTCGGCCGGCGATGTCGTCGCCCTAGCCGCGATCGGCGCTGCGCTCGGCTGGCTGGGGGCCAAGATCTCGGCGCTGATTCATCTGCACCGCATCGCTTGA
- a CDS encoding diacylglycerol kinase — translation MRTIGQGSGRDRGRINPDCLSCRKESQVAEESPFKGQTGWRRIWNAFHYSRAGLYAAYCSENAFRQEVLLATLLVPLAFLLSPNGLGLALMIGSLLLVLIVELLNSAIEATVDRISLDRHPLAKRAKDIGSAAVLLALLNVPVIWACVLFG, via the coding sequence ATGCGCACTATTGGTCAAGGCTCTGGCCGAGATCGTGGGCGAATCAATCCTGATTGCTTGAGCTGTCGCAAGGAGAGCCAGGTGGCTGAAGAAAGCCCGTTCAAGGGACAGACCGGCTGGCGGCGGATTTGGAACGCATTCCACTATTCGCGGGCAGGTCTGTACGCGGCCTATTGTTCAGAAAACGCCTTTCGGCAGGAGGTACTGCTCGCCACGTTGCTGGTCCCGCTGGCTTTCCTCCTGTCGCCGAACGGGCTCGGGCTGGCACTGATGATCGGCAGTTTGCTGCTGGTGCTGATCGTCGAATTGCTCAATTCAGCGATCGAGGCGACGGTCGACCGGATTTCGCTGGATCGGCACCCGCTGGCCAAGCGTGCCAAGGACATCGGCAGCGCAGCGGTGCTGCTGGCCTTGCTCAACGTTCCGGTCATCTGGGCTTGCGTCTTGTTTGGGTGA